The Aedes aegypti strain LVP_AGWG chromosome 3, AaegL5.0 Primary Assembly, whole genome shotgun sequence genome contains a region encoding:
- the LOC5573356 gene encoding protein NRDE2 homolog codes for MSLFPAYSADTASTFPVPAKPSDLAWLTNQSFIAIPSSASTEAVGDDTASDKEEDRPRDSSSRGHKQKRKKKHHKKDRKRHRGSGSDSESGKEVRKPVEKVSEVDYYTDVEALRIYLTVETLYRPACPKYKLGPYRFRQAGMPRSRGKVQRYFGYFRKWKERASEGKLDGKASDREVELEKAAKSDSSVEKWIEYYRYKRENPMHLDSYQNHKAELAIVERAMQRHPDDDELLGLYLETIVKVHPTDEVLELIQKQIRQDNTNVQLWDALIANKQSSMAQCIAPNVLKLYEKSIRALFLAKRNDEVMLKFFKKCAIFCRQAGLWEQFFALIQLTVSMNVSADFASGKHLFMSPEQYGQLVEYEELILKSGLPMNEIWLRVEKLRSAFHFLPFQGTQMCSDPQRMVLQEDIVGFVYPLINKEYAFDLVILILKMMKYPFESCAFESCSVFKPEPYESDHVEQILPLFLNLTRDKKVDLVVLNMIKELSTPPSFINTNLAFESYLDVMREFLVSAAEHFSDVKNVILLLLYLRLERIVLVLDRNAGSLTDQRKKATRTRVKNLLKKSQYQNNLNFYIEYGLIEYEMEGLGSSCLKIFNTSVQVFCGQDDFQDDNDLFSLVLKFIEILLKEDRKPQAIGIMTKLALNPRTINFDVTENISDPTKLLALQKLNDRVNQYLREDFHAEHMPVEQYFVTSPLTNSIRAYLYYLALVKSKAETIKRIDGLLFHFNDLGNPAHRFIREQIYEVYLKVLEFRLDEFTNDCFLQVIDRVLHEYPDNLTAIRMCSFSESLTWFQMRTILGKHLTVKSVLLMVTAARIRSLYAALEPGEEDKTDDQVYKRRILNLLKHSLRRDSPLRQNALLWRLYIRELFDQPASLQKGDNVLEQCKRTLYLALEACPWNKMLYLDGAFFAPQELSQLLDLLMEKQLRIHAIPEELEILRDE; via the exons atgtcCCTTTTTCCGGCCTATTCGGCGGACACAGCCAGTACTTTCCCAG TGCCAGCCAAACCGAGTGACCTTGCGTGGCTTACAAACCAGAGTTTTATCGCGATCCCCAGCAGCGCTTCGACGGAGGCGGTTGGAGACGATACAGCGTCCGACAAGGAGGAAGATAGACCTCGGGACAGTAGCAGCAGGGGACACAAGCAAAAGCGGAAAAAGAAACACCACAAGAAGGACCGGAAGCGCCACCGGGGAAGTGGCAGCGATTCTGAATCTGGAAAGGAAGTGCGCAAACCGGTGGAGAAAGTTTCGGAGGTTGATTACTATACGGATGTGGAGGCGTTGAGGATCTATTTGACGGTGGAGACGCTTTACAGGCCGGCTTGTCCCAAGTATAAGTTGGGGCCGTACAGATTCCGGCAGGCGGGGATGCCGCGGTCGAGGGGAAAGGTTCAGCGATACTTTGGCTACTTCCGGAAGTGGAAGGAGCGGGCGAGCGAGGGGAAGTTGGATGGGAAAGCGTCGGACCGGGAGGTGGAGCTGGAGAAAGCGGCCAAGAGTGATTCGTCGGTGGAGAAGTGGATCGAGTATTATCGGTACAAGAGGGAGAATCCGATGCACTTGGATAGCTATCAGAACCACAAAGCGGAATTGGCCATCGTGGAGAGAGCCATGCAGCGGCATCCGGATGACGATGAGCTGCTGGGGCTGTATTTGGAGACTATCGTGAAGGTTCATCCGACGGATGAGGTACTTGAGCTGATCCAGAAGCAGATCCGGCAGGACAATACGAATGTCCAGTTGTGGGATGCCCTGATTGCCAACAAGCAGTCGTCGATGGCCCAGTGCATAGCCCCGAATGTGCTGAAGCTTTACGAGAAGAGTATCCGGGCACTGTTCTTGGCGAAGAGGAACGACGAGGTGATGTTGAAGTTCTTTAAGAAATGTGCGATCTTCTGCAGACAGGCTGGATTGTGGGAGCAGTTTTTCGCATTGATTCAGTTGACTGTGAGCATGAATGTGAGTGCGGATTTTGCCAGTGGGAAGCACCTGTTCATGTCACCGGAACAGTACGGCCAACTGGTGGAGTATGAGGAATTGATCCTGAAGTCGGGGCTTCCAATGAACGAGATCTGGCTAAGGGTGGAGAAGTTGCGGAGTGCGTTCCACTTTTTGCCATTCCAGGGAACGCAGATGTGCAGCGATCCGCAGAGAATGGTCCTGCAGGAGGACATCGTGGGATTCGTTTATCCTCTGATCAACAAGGAATACGCCTTTGATCTTGTGATCTTGATTCTGAAAATGATGAAGTATCCCTTTGAGAGCTGTGCTTTTGAGAGCTGCTCGGTTTTCAAGCCGGAACCGTATGAGTCGGACCACGTGGAGCAGATTTTGCCGCTCTTCTTGAACCTGACAAGAGATAAAAAGGTTGATCTGGTGGTTCTGAATATGATCAAGGAACTGAGCACGCCTCCGTCCTTCATCAACACCAATCTGGCTTTCGAATCGTACTTGGATGTGATGCGAGAATTTCTAGTGTCAGCTGCGGAACATTTCTCCGATGTCAAGAACGTCATCCTTCTGCTTTTATACCTGAGGTTGGAAAGGATCGTTTTAGTACTCGACCGAAATGCAGGTTCCCTGACCGATCAACGCAAGAAAGCAACTCGCACTCGGGTCAAGAACCTGCTGAAGAAGAGTCAATATCAGAACAATTTGAACTTCTACATCGAATACGGATTGATCGAGTACGAAATGGAAGGTCTTGGATCAAGCTGCTTAAAAATCTTCAACACTTCGGTGCAGGTGTTCTGCGGGCAGGACGACTTCCAAGATGATAACGATCTCTTCAGtcttgttttaaaattcatcGAGATTCTCCTGAAGGAGGATAGAAAGCCACAGGCAATCGGGATCATGACCAAACTCGCTCTAAACCCCAGAACTATCAACTTCGATGTGACGGAAAATATCTCGGATCCAACCAAACTCCTGGCGCTTCAAAAGCTTAACGATCGAGTCAACCAGTACCTGAGAGAAGACTTTCACGCAGAGCACATGCCCGTTGAGCAGTACTTCGTCACAAGCCCGCTAACCAACAGCATACGAGCCTATCTCTACTATCTGGCCCTGGTCAAATCGAAAGCGGAAACGATCAAGCGGATCGATGGGCTGCTCTTCCACTTCAATGACCTGGGCAATCCGGCACATCGCTTCATTCGGGAGCAAATCTACGAAGTCTACCTGAAGGTCCTCGAATTTCGTTTGGACGAATTCACCAACGACTGCTTCCTCCAGGTCATCGATCGAGTGCTCCATGAGTACCCGGACAACCTGACCGCCATCCGGATGTGCAGCTTTTCCGAGTCACTCACGTGGTTCCAAATGCGGACTATTCTCGGCAAGCACTTGACCGTCAAATCGGTCCTCCTGATGGTCACGGCGGCTCGCATCCGAAGTCTGTACGCTGCCCTAGAACCCGGCGAGGAAGACAAAACCGACGATCAGGTCTACAAACGAAGAATCCTCAACCTTCTCAAGCACTCCCTTCGAAGGGACTCCCCGCTGCGGCAGAACGCCCTCCTCTGGCGATTGTACATCCGAGAGCTGTTCGATCAACCGGCCTCGCTCCAGAAAGGCGACAACGTGCTGGAACAATGCAAGCGGACACTTTACCTGGCGTTGGAAGCCTGTCCCTGGAACAAAATGCTCTATCTGGATGGGGCGTTCTTCGCACCGCAGGAATTGTCCCAGCTGTTGGATCTGCTGATGGAGAAACAACTGCGAATTCACGCCATTCCGGAAGAATTGGAAATACTGAGGGACGAATGA
- the LOC5573358 gene encoding dr1-associated corepressor homolog, translated as MPSKKKKYNARFPAGRIKKIMQTDEEVGKVAQAVPVIISRTLELFVESLLTKTLRITNARNAKTLSPSHMKQCIISESRFDFLRDLVKNIPDIGVNEEQLSGSEAGYGNEAGASPASTSTSSSSNGGGGGVGQLHGSEPISSAVLLQRSESYTPPSSTSYVSTLPIAPQLQIPTHQPPSQPQPNSSLKRPFNHANSLNFYKEISLEDSSSTTSIGREPPPKLTRLHSAPAASATTTNSIPIKIDILPNLATVAAAPLSSAASSSSNNNNQQSQLKANNGGSVTSSNSFKITYKIAPSNNPPTPTVIEQPVIKLDYSNLKLPMATTVDQSKQPASVPSSSARHLQPTIKIDLSNISSFRNTPTQVQSAPVALMAGSGKPQQHQQVPSTPTTASTPSTPLSALSSASSSGSSICGGSSITSSKNPYVFQQQSVASTSTGSGSAAPLYSSVSSAIPGMDEDYDDI; from the exons CTCGAACCCTGGAGCTGTTCGTCGAGTCGTTGCTGACCAAGACGCTTCGCATCACAAACGCCCGTAACGCGAAAACCCTTTCGCCCTCGCACATGAAGCAGTGCATCATCTCCGAGAGTCGGTTCGACTTCCTGCGGGACCTGGTCAAAAACATCCCGGACATTGGCGTCAACGAGGAACAGCTATCCGGTTCGGAAGCTGGGTACGGCAACGAAGCCGGAGCATCTCCGGCGTCCACATCCACATCGTCCTCCTCGAatggaggaggaggaggagtcGGACAGTTGCATGGCAGTGAACCCATTTCCAGTGCCGTATTGTTGCAGCGGTCAGAGTCCTACACACCGCCCAGTAGTACCAGCTATGTCAGTACGCTTCCCATAGCACCTCAGCTTCAGATCCCAACGCATCAACCGCCGAGTCAGCCCCAGCCAAACAGCAGTCTGAAGCGACCGTTCAACCATGCAAACAGTTTGAACTTCTACAAAGAGATATCGCTGGAGGATTCGAGTAGCACTACCAGCATCGGCCGGGAGCCTCCTCCGAAGCTAACAAGACTGCATTCGGCACCGGCAGCCAGCGCCACGACAACGAATTCGATTCCCATCAAGATCGATATCCTACCAAATCTGGCCACGGTCGCCGCTGCGCCTTTGTCATCTGCGGCTTCTTCTagttcaaacaacaacaaccaaCAGTCACAGCTGAAGGCCAACAACGGCGGGAGCGTGACCAGTAGCAATAGTTTCAAA ATCACATACAAAATTGCGCCGAGCAACAATCCGCCCACACCGACCGTGATCGAGCAGCCCGTCATCAAGTTGGACTATTCGAACCTCAAACTCCCGATGGCGACGACCGTCGACCAATCGAAACAGCCGGCGTCGGTACCGTCTTCTTCTGCGCGCCACCTACAGCCAACGATCAAGATCGACTTGAGCAACATTAGCAGCTTTAGAAATACGCCAACCCAAGTGCAGTCGGCACCGGTAGCTCTGATGGCCGGAAGTGGAAAGCCACAACAGCATCAACAAGTGCCTTCTACGCCAACTACTGCCAGCACTCCGTCGACGCCGCTGTCGGCCCTGAGCAGTGCCTCGTCCTCTGGTTCCTCCATCTGTGGCGGAAGCTCCATCACCAGCAGTAAAAATCCGTACGTTTTTCAGCAGCAGTCAGTGGCCTCCACTAGTACCGGAAGTGGATCAGCAGCTCCACTCTATTCCAGTGTATCCTCGGCTATTCCCGGAATGGACGAGGACTATGATGATATCTAA